A single window of Methylocella tundrae DNA harbors:
- the galU gene encoding UTP--glucose-1-phosphate uridylyltransferase GalU, with protein MTKRIRKAVFPVAGLGTRFLPATKSVPKEMLTIVDRPVLQHVVDEAREAGIEHFIFVTGRNKAVIEDHFDIAYELDDTLQKRGKLKEYNALKEQLPPAGATSFTRQQAPLGLGHAIWCARELVGDEPFAVLLPDMVTMAGAPKSGRCLAQCIAAYEKHGGNIIAVEEVAPEETHQYGIVSIGKDFGGSFEITGMVEKPPKGTAPSNSIISGRYLLGPEIFPILEKIEKGAGGEIQLTDGMKALAATQAFHGVRFDGKTYDCGSKLGFLTANVAFALASPEVAGPFKAELKKILGSL; from the coding sequence ATGACGAAGCGCATTCGCAAGGCGGTTTTTCCAGTTGCGGGTTTGGGGACAAGATTTCTTCCAGCGACCAAATCGGTTCCCAAAGAGATGCTGACGATCGTTGATCGTCCCGTTCTGCAGCATGTCGTCGATGAGGCCCGCGAGGCCGGAATCGAGCATTTCATTTTCGTCACGGGGCGGAACAAGGCGGTGATCGAGGACCATTTCGACATCGCCTATGAGCTTGACGATACGCTGCAAAAGCGCGGAAAGTTAAAAGAATACAATGCGTTGAAGGAGCAGTTGCCGCCCGCTGGCGCGACCAGCTTCACGCGCCAGCAAGCGCCGCTCGGCCTCGGCCATGCGATCTGGTGCGCGCGTGAACTCGTCGGCGATGAGCCTTTCGCGGTTCTCTTGCCGGATATGGTGACGATGGCGGGCGCCCCGAAATCAGGCCGCTGCCTCGCCCAATGCATCGCAGCTTATGAGAAGCACGGCGGCAATATCATCGCCGTCGAGGAAGTCGCGCCGGAAGAAACGCATCAGTACGGAATTGTCTCGATAGGCAAGGATTTCGGCGGCTCCTTCGAGATCACGGGCATGGTGGAGAAGCCGCCGAAGGGAACCGCTCCGTCAAACTCCATCATTTCCGGCCGTTACCTGCTCGGACCCGAGATATTTCCAATACTGGAAAAAATCGAGAAAGGCGCCGGCGGCGAGATTCAATTGACCGACGGCATGAAAGCCCTCGCCGCGACGCAAGCCTTTCATGGCGTCCGGTTCGACGGCAAAACCTATGATTGCGGCTCGAAACTCGGATTTCTCACCGCCAATGTCGCTTTCGCCCTGGCAAGCCCCGAAGTCGCCGGCCCGTTCAAAGCGGAACTGAAGAAAATCCTGGGATCGCTTTAA
- the grxC gene encoding glutaredoxin 3: MAQITIYTTATCPYCNRAKALLQKKNFEFTEISVDNNRELRAELAKRTGRTSVPQIFFGDRHVGGCDDLYELHYDGKLDQLLASQAQ, from the coding sequence ATGGCGCAAATCACGATCTACACCACGGCGACATGTCCCTATTGCAACAGGGCCAAGGCGTTGCTGCAAAAAAAGAATTTCGAATTCACCGAAATCTCTGTCGATAATAACCGGGAGCTTCGCGCTGAACTGGCGAAGCGCACCGGCCGCACCAGCGTCCCTCAGATCTTCTTCGGCGACAGGCATGTCGGCGGTTGCGACGATCTCTACGAGCTGCACTACGACGGCAAGCTCGATCAACTCCTGGCTAGCCAAGCCCAATGA
- the hemH gene encoding ferrochelatase codes for MTKSAAAPDAVSQSGKIGVLVVNLGTPDALGYWPVRRYLKEFLWDPRVVDTPRLIWWPILNLIILSRRPQRSSKNYETIWNTELNESPLKTVTRSQAEKLAAWIESGGLGARRASIAVEWAMRYGQPSITSGFQKLKEQSCERILVVPLYPQYAGATTESVADKVEQSLAKMRWRPELRSAAPYYNDAVYIDALATSVREGVARLDFTPEIILVSFHGIPKSYVEAGDPYYDQCVETWRLLREQLDLTPELCPLTFQSRFGPKQWLQPYTDETVKALARQGVKRMAVLTPGFSVDCLETISEIGIENREFFEENGGEKLALIPCLNDSALGMRVIQSIVERELSGWIEAGA; via the coding sequence ATGACCAAATCCGCCGCCGCCCCGGACGCTGTGTCGCAGTCCGGCAAGATTGGGGTCCTTGTCGTTAATCTTGGAACGCCCGACGCGCTCGGCTATTGGCCGGTGCGCCGCTATCTGAAGGAATTCCTGTGGGATCCGCGCGTCGTCGATACGCCCCGCCTCATCTGGTGGCCGATTCTCAATCTGATCATCCTGTCGCGCCGCCCGCAGCGCAGCAGCAAAAACTATGAGACGATCTGGAACACCGAGCTCAATGAAAGTCCCTTGAAGACGGTGACGCGCTCGCAGGCCGAGAAGCTGGCGGCGTGGATTGAAAGCGGCGGCCTCGGCGCGCGGCGCGCCTCGATCGCCGTCGAATGGGCGATGCGCTATGGTCAGCCTTCGATCACCAGCGGATTCCAGAAGCTGAAGGAGCAGAGCTGCGAGCGCATTCTCGTTGTGCCGCTCTATCCGCAATATGCCGGCGCGACGACGGAGAGCGTCGCCGACAAGGTCGAGCAGTCCCTCGCCAAAATGCGCTGGCGGCCGGAGCTGCGCAGCGCCGCGCCCTATTACAATGATGCGGTCTATATCGACGCGCTGGCGACTTCAGTGCGGGAAGGCGTGGCGCGGCTCGATTTCACGCCGGAGATCATTCTCGTCTCCTTCCATGGCATTCCAAAATCCTACGTCGAGGCCGGCGATCCCTATTATGATCAATGTGTAGAGACCTGGCGGCTTCTGCGCGAACAACTGGACCTTACCCCAGAGCTTTGTCCGCTGACCTTCCAGTCACGCTTTGGACCGAAGCAATGGCTGCAGCCCTATACGGACGAAACTGTGAAAGCTCTCGCCCGCCAGGGCGTCAAGCGGATGGCCGTCCTGACGCCGGGATTTTCCGTTGACTGCCTCGAGACGATTTCGGAGATAGGCATTGAGAACCGCGAATTCTTCGAGGAGAACGGCGGCGAAAAATTGGCTCTCATTCCCTGTCTCAACGATAGCGCGCTCGGGATGAGGGTCATCCAATCGATCGTCGAGCGCGAGCTTTCCGGATGGATTGAAGCTGGCGCGTGA
- the irrA gene encoding iron response transcriptional regulator IrrA: protein MVKTSSRSRRGENPAKPPLGELAGCPFHDLRMKLTTAGLRPTRQRISLGWLLFSKGFRHLTAENLQDEAQASKVSISLATIYNSLHQFTDAGLLREIAVDGTRTFFDTNTARHHHFLLDGVLIDIPEVAVDLSHLPLPPTGKRIAEIEVVVRLRDAPAP, encoded by the coding sequence ATGGTCAAAACATCATCACGATCGCGCCGCGGCGAGAACCCGGCGAAGCCGCCGCTTGGCGAACTCGCGGGTTGCCCTTTCCATGATCTCAGGATGAAACTGACGACCGCGGGCCTGCGCCCTACGCGGCAGAGGATTTCTCTTGGCTGGCTTCTGTTTTCAAAAGGCTTTCGCCATCTGACCGCCGAAAACCTGCAGGATGAGGCGCAAGCCTCCAAGGTGTCGATTTCGCTGGCGACGATCTACAACAGCCTGCATCAGTTTACGGACGCCGGCCTGCTGCGCGAAATCGCCGTTGACGGCACGAGAACCTTTTTCGACACCAATACGGCAAGGCATCATCATTTTCTTCTCGATGGCGTGTTGATCGACATACCCGAGGTCGCCGTGGACCTTTCGCATTTGCCGCTGCCGCCGACTGGCAAACGGATCGCGGAAATCGAAGTCGTCGTCCGCCTGCGCGACGCGCCAGCGCCCTGA
- a CDS encoding alkene reductase gives MDADVLFSPFQLGDLKLPNRIVMAPLTRSRATKGTNAPNDLNAEYYRQRASAGLIISEATQISQEGQGYIWTPGIYSEEQIEGWKKVTGAIHAEGGLIFIQLWHVGRVSHSSLQPGGGQPVAPSAITAKTQTFTENGRVDVSAPRALRLDEIPRIVADYRKAAANAKRAGFDGVEIHSANGYLLDQFLKDGSNKRTDAYGGSVENRIRLTVEVADAILGVWDKSRVGIRLSPVSPANDAIDSSPEKVFFPLVEALSARGLAYIHVIEGATGGPRDNRPFDFAGLRKAFSGAYIANNAYTRELAIETLRAGRADLIAFGKLFISNPDLVERLREDAPLNAPHQETFYGGDETGYTDYPALGEA, from the coding sequence GTGGATGCCGATGTTCTTTTTTCGCCCTTCCAGCTGGGCGACCTCAAATTGCCCAACCGCATCGTGATGGCCCCCCTGACCCGCAGCCGCGCGACCAAGGGCACGAACGCGCCAAACGACCTCAACGCCGAATATTACCGCCAACGCGCGTCCGCCGGCCTCATCATTTCAGAAGCGACGCAGATCTCGCAGGAAGGACAGGGCTATATCTGGACTCCCGGCATCTATAGCGAAGAACAGATCGAAGGCTGGAAGAAAGTCACCGGCGCAATCCACGCCGAAGGCGGATTGATCTTCATTCAGCTCTGGCATGTCGGCCGCGTCTCCCATAGCTCGCTGCAGCCCGGCGGCGGCCAGCCCGTCGCCCCTTCGGCCATCACCGCCAAGACCCAAACCTTCACCGAAAACGGCCGGGTTGACGTCTCCGCGCCCCGCGCCCTACGCCTCGACGAAATTCCCCGCATCGTCGCGGACTATAGAAAAGCCGCGGCAAACGCCAAACGGGCCGGTTTCGACGGCGTCGAAATCCATAGCGCCAATGGCTATCTGCTGGACCAGTTCCTGAAGGATGGAAGCAACAAGCGCACGGACGCCTATGGCGGCTCCGTCGAGAACCGCATCCGCCTTACGGTTGAAGTCGCCGACGCCATCCTTGGCGTCTGGGACAAGTCGCGGGTCGGCATCCGGCTCTCGCCCGTGAGCCCGGCCAATGATGCGATCGACAGCAGCCCGGAGAAAGTCTTTTTCCCGCTCGTCGAGGCCCTGAGCGCCCGGGGACTCGCCTATATTCACGTGATCGAGGGGGCGACCGGCGGCCCGCGCGACAACCGGCCGTTCGATTTCGCCGGCCTGCGCAAGGCGTTCAGCGGCGCCTATATCGCAAACAACGCCTATACGCGCGAGCTGGCGATCGAGACCTTGCGCGCCGGCCGCGCCGATCTCATCGCTTTCGGCAAGCTGTTCATTTCCAATCCCGATCTCGTCGAGCGCCTGCGCGAGGACGCGCCCCTGAACGCGCCGCATCAGGAAACGTTCTATGGCGGGGACGAGACGGGATACACCGATTACCCCGCCCTTGGAGAGGCCTGA
- the galE gene encoding UDP-glucose 4-epimerase GalE has product MTVLVTGGAGYIGGHMALALLDAGEEVVVLDNLSTGFRWAVPPEAKLVVGDFGDAALVDQIIAGHKIDAIAHFAAKIVVPESVADPLSYYLNNTAKARNLLECAVRNEVRHFIFSSTAAVYGEPSVNPVFETVPLAPINPYGRSKLMVEWMLQDVAAAHGLRFAALRYFNVAGADPQGRLGQSSPVATHLIKVAVQAALGHRAGLDVFGTDYPTKDGSCVRDYIQVTDLVDAHLLALRHLRAGGESLTCNCGYGRGLSVLEVVDVVKKVSGVDFEVRRKGRRAGDPASLVAGAERIRTELGWSPKHDDLNEIVRQALDWERRLHNRKA; this is encoded by the coding sequence ATGACGGTTCTGGTTACCGGCGGCGCTGGATATATCGGCGGTCACATGGCGCTGGCGCTTCTCGACGCAGGCGAGGAGGTCGTCGTCCTCGACAATCTATCGACCGGTTTTCGCTGGGCCGTGCCGCCGGAGGCCAAACTCGTCGTCGGCGACTTCGGCGACGCGGCGCTCGTCGATCAGATCATCGCCGGACACAAGATCGACGCCATCGCGCATTTCGCCGCCAAGATCGTCGTGCCCGAGTCCGTCGCCGATCCCTTGTCCTATTACCTCAACAACACGGCGAAGGCGCGCAATCTCCTCGAATGCGCCGTGCGCAACGAAGTTCGCCATTTCATCTTCTCCTCGACGGCGGCGGTCTATGGCGAGCCTTCCGTCAATCCTGTTTTTGAAACCGTTCCGCTGGCGCCGATCAATCCTTACGGCCGCTCCAAGCTGATGGTCGAATGGATGCTTCAGGACGTCGCCGCCGCGCATGGTTTGCGCTTTGCGGCGCTGCGCTACTTCAATGTCGCCGGAGCCGATCCCCAGGGCAGGCTCGGCCAGTCATCCCCGGTGGCGACGCATCTCATCAAGGTCGCGGTGCAGGCGGCGCTCGGCCATCGCGCGGGACTTGACGTCTTCGGGACCGATTATCCAACAAAGGATGGATCCTGCGTCCGCGATTACATACAGGTGACCGATCTCGTCGACGCGCATCTGCTGGCGCTGCGCCATTTGCGCGCGGGGGGCGAGAGCCTCACCTGCAATTGCGGCTATGGACGCGGGCTTTCGGTGCTGGAAGTCGTCGACGTCGTGAAAAAAGTCTCTGGCGTTGATTTCGAAGTACGGCGGAAGGGCCGGCGCGCGGGCGACCCGGCCTCCCTCGTCGCCGGCGCCGAACGCATCAGGACGGAGCTCGGATGGTCGCCAAAGCATGATGATCTGAACGAGATCGTCCGCCAGGCGCTCGACTGGGAGCGCCGCCTGCATAACAGGAAGGCGTGA
- a CDS encoding DUF2312 domain-containing protein — MTKDIAESGVAAAELSQFVERVERLEEEKKALSDDIRDVYAEMKGRGFDVKVVRQIVKIRKQDRDERMEMEAILELYMSALNMK; from the coding sequence ATGACGAAAGACATCGCCGAGTCCGGCGTCGCAGCCGCCGAGCTTAGCCAGTTCGTCGAGCGCGTGGAGCGGCTCGAAGAAGAAAAAAAGGCTCTTTCGGATGATATTCGCGACGTCTATGCGGAAATGAAAGGCCGCGGATTCGACGTCAAGGTCGTGCGCCAGATCGTCAAGATCAGAAAGCAGGATCGTGACGAACGGATGGAAATGGAGGCGATCCTCGAACTCTATATGTCCGCGTTGAACATGAAATAG